The following proteins come from a genomic window of Zygotorulaspora mrakii chromosome 8, complete sequence:
- the LSM1 gene encoding Lsm1p (similar to Saccharomyces cerevisiae LSM1 (YJL124C); ancestral locus Anc_1.230) — MPENSIVSEGQVPAVQQPVQPQSQPQSQQSSKKITAGEADLYLDQYNFTTTAAIVGSVDRKIFVLLRDGKMLFGVLRTFDQYANLILEHSVERIYFTESNQYAEENRGLFMVRGENVVMLGEVDIDKEDKPLASMERIPFSKAAKMKKQNDNIRYKLEVEKGKQLARYGQLYEFHKSDMY, encoded by the coding sequence ATGCCTGAAAACAGCATCGTGTCAGAGGGTCAAGTGCCGGCAGTGCAACAACCGGTTCAGCCTCAATCTCAGCCGCAGTCGCAACAAAGCTCGAAGAAAATTACTGCAGGAGAAGCAGACCTGTATTTGGATCAATATAACTTCACAACCACTGCTGCGATAGTGGGTTCTGTGGATCGCAAAatatttgttcttttgagGGATGGCAAAATGTTGTTTGGTGTACTAAGGACGTTTGACCAATATGCTAACCTGATATTGGAACATAGTGTGGAGAGAATATACTTTACCGAGTCGAATCAATACGCGGAAGAAAACCGTGGTCTCTTTATGGTACGTGGTGAGAATGTGGTGATGCTTGGAGAAGTAGATATAGACAAAGAAGACAAACCCTTGGCGTCGATGGAGCGCATACCATTTTCCAAAGCCGccaaaatgaaaaagcaAAACGACAACATAAGATATAAATTAGAAGTAGAAAAGGGTAAGCAACTAGCACGCTACGGTCAACTTTACGAATTTCACAAATCCGATATGTATTAA
- the RIM9 gene encoding Rim9p (similar to Saccharomyces cerevisiae RIM9 (YMR063W); ancestral locus Anc_2.630), translating to MSTCVVTVFLVLFTTISLAFQLLPVISVPFTANLALSRYDNRAYGVFGWCYNAENGSKHCMSASIGYTDLYDNRIVHKVNLPSRLRYSFTKLLIVHPLSLGITFILWIMVILVLLPPFRSSPRYLLIVALYSTPAFLCCLLAFLIDILLFISQLDWIGWLVLASTVIMAICCFLLWTLRRSASIKKYEKLFSDDRVSSIQAYSMCELKSNANNMPSDSTQESGVEPLLEPHLTYRGSLD from the coding sequence ATGAGCACTTGTGTGGTGACGGTATTTCTGGTACTGTTCACCACAATATCTTTAGCTTTCCAACTTCTGCCTGTAATAAGCGTCCCATTTACTGCCAATTTGGCGTTATCAAGATACGACAACCGAGCTTACGGGGTATTCGGCTGGTGTTACAATGCAGAAAATGGTTCAAAGCACTGTATGTCTGCAAGTATTGGCTACACAGATTTATATGACAACAGGATCGTACACAAAGTCAACTTGCCGTCAAGACTGAGATATTCATTTACAAAACTGTTAATCGTACATCCTCTATCACTTGGAATCACGTTTATACTATGGATTATGGTAATTTTGGTCTTATTACCGCCATTTAGATCATCACCCCGTTATCTTCTAATTGTGGCACTTTATTCCACACCAGCTTTTCTCTGCTGCCTTCTGGCctttttgattgatattcttttgtttatttCTCAGTTAGATTGGATAGGATGGCTGGTGCTGGCAAGTACCGTCATAATGGCCATATGCTGCTTTTTACTCTGGACGCTGAGGAGATCTGCATCCATAAAGAAGTATGAGAAACTCTTTTCGGATGACAGAGTTTCCTCTATACAGGCGTACTCTATGTGTGAACTCAAGTCAAACGCAAACAATATGCCATCGGATTCCACTCAGGAGTCAGGAGTGGAACCACTACTGGAACCTCATTTGACTTATAGAGGATCCTTAGATTAG
- the ALB1 gene encoding Alb1p (similar to Saccharomyces cerevisiae ALB1 (YJL122W); ancestral locus Anc_1.233): MPSKNSINRPKLTVNVNRKNQSLARKRNAREKAGLLKPARSSENSKSGEVKSVPLDLYFQQKNDDGTKTSSGLTTRTLSKKRAKKIERNIKYAEQRKLLTDVQANMENEDGMEIDILSKEKKSKDVKKSALKNLKDAIWNILDDTSSPGLVLANGQGTTLGGPFFP, from the coding sequence ATGCCTTCCAAAAACTCGATTAATAGACCTAAATTAACGGTGAATGTGAATCGTAAGAATCAGTCCTTAGCGAGAAAGCGTAATGCACGTGAAAAAGCCGGTCTTCTGAAACCTGCAAGGTCGAGTGAAAATTCGAAATCTGGTGAAGTTAAATCAGTTCCGTTAGACCTATACTTCCAGCAAAAGAATGATGATGGTACAAAGACAAGCAGTGGTCTCACAACGAGGACTttgtcaaaaaaaagagcaaagAAGATCGAAAGAAACATCAAGTATGCAGAGCAAAGAAAGCTTCTAACGGATGTTCAGGCAAATatggaaaatgaagatggtATGGAAATTGATATCTTGtccaaagaaaaaaaaagtaaagaCGTTAAGAAGAGCGCtctaaaaaatttgaaggatGCCATTTGGAATATTCTAGATGACACTTCCAGCCCGGGTCTTGTTTTGGCAAATGGGCAAGGTACCACATTAGGTGGGCCCTTCTTCCCATAA
- the NIT2 gene encoding putative hydrolase (similar to Saccharomyces cerevisiae NIT2 (YJL126W); ancestral locus Anc_1.228) — translation MTSKALSRIAIGQFCSSSDPSRNLILVTELISKAIDKGVRLIFFPEASDYISRDAPHSRKLAQETPRFVRDLQENIKSLSERSTKKIDVAIGVHMPPSSAEIAKGENRVKNILYYIDHHGEIVESYQKLHLFDVDVPNGPIIKESDSVQPGSKIPLVVDSPVGKLGLGICYDMRFPELSMVLRSRGAQVLCFPSAFTMRTGKAHWELLGRARAIDTQCFVVMPAQSGKHDVYADGNDSEVKSAVERVSWGNSMIINPWRDIIAHSNTNQGLSDPQLIIGDLDFSLLDTVRANMPLWEQRRNDLFK, via the coding sequence ATGACGAGCAAGGCACTATCTAGAATTGCCATCGGTCAGTTCTGCTCGTCATCGGACCCATCAAGAAACTTGATATTAGTCACAGAGCTTATATCTAAAGCCATCGATAAGGGTGTCcgtcttatttttttcccaGAGGCATCTGACTATATATCTAGGGATGCACCTCATTCAAGGAAGTTAGCACAGGAAACTCCTCGATTTGTGAGAGACCTACAAGAGAATATCAAGTCACTCTCTGAAAGATCCACAAAGAAAATTGATGTGGCCATTGGTGTGCATATGCCACCAAGTTCTGCTGAAATCGCAAAAGGTGAAAATCGCGTAAAAAACATTTTATACTATATAGATCACCATGGCGAGATTGTTGAGTCCTATCAAAAACTCCACTTGTTTGATGTCGATGTACCAAATGGGCCTATTATAAAAGAATCTGATTCTGTTCAGCCAGGATCTAAGATACCACTGGTTGTGGATTCACCGGTGGGAAAATTGGGTTTGGGGATCTGCTACGACATGAGATTCCCCGAGCTATCCATGGTGTTGAGGTCACGGGGAGCGCAGGTCTTATGTTTTCCAAGTGCCTTCACTATGAGAACTGGAAAGGCTCATTGGGAATTATTAGGTAGAGCAAGAGCAATCGACACGCAATGTTTTGTCGTCATGCCTGCACAGTCTGGAAAGCACGATGTGTATGCGGATGGCAATGATTCTGAAGTCAAAAGCGCGGTTGAAAGAGTATCTTGGGGAAATTCGATGATCATAAATCCATGGCGGGACATAATTGCGCATTCAAACACAAATCAGGGCCTGAGTGATCCCCAGCTAATCATAGGCGACTTGGATTTCAGCTTGTTGGACACGGTGAGAGCTAATATGCCACTATGGGAGCAACGTAGAAATGACCTGTTTAAATGA
- the MCO6 gene encoding Mco6p (similar to Saccharomyces cerevisiae YJL127C-B; ancestral locus Anc_1.226) has protein sequence MIFFFKQIRDIFTKSHSTSQQIKLSRRAFFQLLGYLASCTVLSFISQSKYLH, from the coding sequence AtgatcttcttcttcaagcAAATAAGAGACATCTTCACCAAGTCTCATAGCACCTCGCAGCAGATAAAGCTATCGCGACGGGCGTTTTTCCAGCTGCTGGGCTACCTGGCCAGTTGTACAGTTCTTTCCTTCATCTCGCAGTCCAAGTACTTGCACTGA
- the MTC1 gene encoding DUF5427 domain-containing protein MTC1 (similar to Saccharomyces cerevisiae YJL123C; ancestral locus Anc_1.232) gives MSDNKTKETDDVFEFLESLPQTKAVKEPRQEDERSGSVEKSKSKDNVKKQDEDILDFLDELEKSNLSMNKKKSESTDKQKQAPGPSISELAKEEVIRTEGAAEPTKAEAATGGRADMNSGQEEVQSSKAGEAEESEIGSPVNDPITSFSKWWSSSGSSAVSNIWNKTTEQASHIKERLAQDQLDITSKLNTVKLTEIARNLQKMVAGETDEVLRIHLVHDLVNFSSLQYNVEEKFDQVLSSQVQGGIRIFVDQWGHPNKLREDTEISNSKSSSQRGLNIFTGKITDGEKLAFANLDNAIKLFDKARSEFSKQQKEARAEGEMQDEGEKKEGISDIFISILPIAIPSAKTSAEEDDIVTTDSVSAGNFSFTIILKDITNDIVTITRSQGFPIKWVGWLESSFELGGKNPNTETNNPLSPRINEKQEVPQADEEEEEEEEEEEEGEVDPSDWVKEWVEDGLNLSFGVVAQNYVVERMGF, from the coding sequence atgagtGACAACAAGACGAAAGAAACTGACGACGTGTTCGAGTTCTTAGAGTCGCTGCCTCAAACTAAAGCAGTTAAAGAGCCCAGACaggaagatgaaagatCTGGAAGTGTAGAAAAATCCAAGTCCAAAGATAATGTCAAAAAgcaagatgaagatatCTTGGATTTTCTAGACGAGTTAGAGAAGAGCAATTTGAGcatgaacaaaaagaaatctgAATCGACAGATAAGCAGAAACAAGCCCCTGGGCCAAGTATAAGTGAATTAGCTAAAGAGGAAGTTATAAGAACTGAAGGGGCTGCAGAACCTACAAAAGCTGAAGCAGCTACGGGGGGTAGAGCAGACATGAATTCCGGACAAGAGGAAGTTCAGAGTTCCAAGGCAGGAGAAGCCGAAGAGTCTGAGATTGGCTCTCCTGTTAATGATCCAATAACTTCATTCTCCAAATGGTGGTCTTCTTCAGGTTCTTCCGCCGTTTCTAACATATGGAATAAAACTACAGAGCAAGCCTCTCATATCAAGGAGCGGCTTGCCCAGGATCAGTTAGATATAACTTCCAAATTGAATACTGTGAAACTCACCGAAATAGCTAGgaatttgcaaaagatGGTGGCAGGCGAAACCGATGAAGTTTTGCGAATTCACTTGGTTCATGATTTGGTCAATTTCAGCTCTCTGCAATATAACGTGGAGGAAAAGTTTGATCAAGTCTTGAGTTCACAAGTACAAGGTGGAATCAGAATATTTGTTGACCAATGGGGGCATCCAAATAAGCTAAGAGAAGAtacagaaatttcaaactcaaaatcaagCTCCCAAAGAGgattgaatattttcacTGGTAAGATAACAGATGGAGAAAAACTGGCCTTCGCTAATCTAGATAACGCAATCAAGCTATTTGACAAAGCACGTTCTGAATTCTCAAAACAGCAAAAGGAAGCTAGAGCAGAGGGTGAAATGCAAGATGAAGgcgaaaagaaagaagggATAAGTGACATCTTTATTTCCATTTTACCAATTGCAATTCCCTCGGCGAAGACATCAGCTGAGGAAGATGATATCGTTACCACTGATTCTGTATCAGCTGGTAATTTTAGCTTCaccatcattttgaaagacaTTACCAATGATATTGTCACTATTACGAGATCACAAGGATTCCCAATCAAATGGGTTGGCTGGTTGGAAAGCTCCTTCGAATTAGGCGGTAAGAACCCAAATACTGAAACGAACAACCCCTTAAGTCCCAGAATTAATGAGAAACAAGAAGTTCCACAAGCCGacgaagaggaagaagaagaagaagaagaagaagaagaaggcGAAGTAGATCCAAGTGACTGGGTCAAGGAATGGGTAGAAGATGGGCTCAACCTATCATTTGGTGTTGTCGCTCAAAACTACGTCGTTGAGAGAATGGGGTTTTGA
- the SPT10 gene encoding Spt10p (similar to Saccharomyces cerevisiae SPT10 (YJL127C); ancestral locus Anc_1.227), which yields MFQQSLSVLRDDNHRESHIGVTEKGQSQDQFLTPLQPHTILLKDGETISTMYPIPANAELLPVGLLAFLLDEFNMEIEKGDSFPYYETLTLDQFKDVWFHKDGHICVMVLGEIPELDYSILNDLSNLENNYGTDIETMRHTSQYKKRKERRNLNLNIQWEKQCLGLFSLQPAYPGRSSHVVTGSFLVNAGIRGKRIGRTLVETFIEWSQRLGFTSCYFPLIYGTNVGIRRILEGLNFRQIGKLPESGILKGFDVPVDSFMYGKEFTHITRSMDLLRDPNKSEEIARYERLKYYMGTGKYPANCDRNEKARLRVTAKSHSLVDGKLLIKGKEIITDPNKQREISLEMHLVDHQGINKLTSKIAERYHWKGIKQTVTEIISECRKCKMRHQDGVGVVVVGNKAAQQAHMIPNNNMNMDEIDHSAQLSRMAAVVVNSLQEDENSTRNVNMNGNENENSTPADLNTNQIASRAIPKMSHDSLVQPMLSSHQTMNAFDHFMEEEHTRKKRKYLEVSTDTGTPSSSTPGTVPVMDRPDQSLEDVMLNLQDDNDIDPIIHQKGSTSSPPRHHISSNEDNINGDENYQDHRKHAYY from the coding sequence ATGTTTCAACAATCTTTATCTGTTTTGAGAGATGATAACCATCGAGAAAGTCATATTGGAGTAACTGAGAAAGGACAGTCGCAAGATCAGTTCCTTACACCTTTGCAACCGCACACAATCTTGTTGAAGGATGGAGAAACGATATCAACAATGTATCCGATACCTGCAAATGCAGAATTGTTGCCAGTCGGACTGCTGGCCTTCCTGCTGGATGAGTTTAATATGGAAATCGAAAAAGGCGACAGCTTCCCCTATTATGAAACGCTGACGTTAGACCAGTTCAAGGATGTTTGGTTTCACAAAGATGGACATATATGTGTAATGGTTTTAGGTGAGATTCCGGAGCTGGACTACAGTATACTCAATGATCTTTCCAACCTGGAGAACAACTACGGTACTGATATCGAAACGATGAGACACACGTCGCAATACAAGAAACGTAAGGAACGTCGAAATCTCAACTTGAATATACAGTGGGAGAAACAATGTTTGGGACTGTTCTCTTTGCAACCGGCGTATCCTGGTAGATCGTCTCACGTTGTGACAGGATCTTTCCTGGTAAACGCCGGTATTCGAGGTAAGAGGATTGGCAGAACTTTAGTGGAAACTTTCATTGAGTGGTCGCAAAGACTAGGGTTCACATCATGCTATTTCCCATTGATTTATGGTACCAATGTAGGCATACGGCGGATTTTAGAAGGACTTAACTTCAGACAAATAGGCAAATTACCAGAGTCTGGAATCCTAAAAGGCTTCGATGTTCCGGTAGATTCATTCATGTATGGTAAGGAATTCACCCATATTACGAGAAGTATGGATCTATTAAGAGATCCAAACAAGTCTGAAGAAATAGCGAGATACGAAAGGCTGAAATATTATATGGGAACAGGTAAGTATCCTGCTAATTGTGATAGAAACGAAAAAGCAAGATTACGTGTTACGGCGAAATCACATTCATTAGTAGATGGTAAATTGCTGatcaaaggaaaagagaTTATCACCGATCCCAACAAACAGAGAGAAATATCATTAGAAATGCATCTTGTGGATCACCAAGGTATCAACAAGCTAACAAGTAAAATCGCCGAGCGATATCATTGGAAGGGCATCAAGCAAACGGTTACCGAAATTATTTCGGAGTGCCGAAAATGCAAGATGAGGCATCAGGACGGCGTTGGTGTGGTTGTCGTGGGAAATAAAGCTGCACAGCAAGCTCACATGATACCGAACAACAATATGAACATGGATGAGATCGATCACTCCGCTCAGCTTTCCAGAATGGCTGCAGTGGTCGTAAATTCCTTGCAAGAAGACGAAAATTCCACCCGAAATGTCAATATGAATGgaaatgagaatgaaaattccACACCAGCAGATCTCAACACCAATCAGATAGCTTCAAGGGCTATACCAAAGATGAGCCACGATTCACTAGTTCAGCCAATGCTCAGTAGTCACCAAACCATGAATGCGTTTGATCATTTCATGGAAGAAGAGCATACAAGAAAGAAACGCAAGTATCTAGAAGTATCCACTGACACCGGCACGCCCTCTAGCAGCACACCGGGAACTGTACCCGTGATGGACAGGCCGGATCAGAGTCTGGAAGACGTCATGTTGAATTTGCAAGACGATAACGACATAGACCCaataattcatcaaaaggGTAGCACGTCTTCTCCGCCTCGCCATCACATAAGTTCCAATGAGGACAACATCAATGGCGATGAAAATTACCAAGATCACCGTAAACATGCATACTACTAA
- the PBS2 gene encoding mitogen-activated protein kinase kinase PBS2 (similar to Saccharomyces cerevisiae PBS2 (YJL128C); ancestral locus Anc_1.225), whose product MGSSPQDRVSASVDDHFSKLNLGVDGTLKGAGEVNSSSHGSPQASATPKRSGSTSSSAHYNNINANLHARVKAFQEQRALKRSASVGSGKNEVNPKTGKSMQQIVNKPLPPLPPSEDDLIDTSPVHKSSSIGGAKSAHAAGSLAGSGTGSGTDTDADVDTHAGKSSGGSAASDQALSNLSLPAASIPSQRKSPVTPSSMSQFNPNRRAPRRPPIIKTTSQSPTPQQGVSQPTQSLSARRGLKLPPGGMSLKLPAKGQPSQVQQMQQVQQSHAQEFAAAPSNSTHINVAANIPTSVAGRRSNPGSLVNGIQSTSTSSSNEEQRDTEGTTPRNSHCNNNNSINSGSGGGGLFANFSKYVDIKSGSLNFAGKLSLSSEGIDFSNGYSSRITLDELEFQEELGHGNYGNVSKVLHKPTNVIMAMKEVRLELDEAKFRQILMELEVLHKCQSPYIVDFYGAFFIEGAVYMCMEFMDGGSLDKIYDISPEIGGIDEPQLAYITHSVMEGLKELKDVHNIIHRDVKPTNILCSAKHGTIKLCDFGVSGNLVASLAKTNIGCQSYMAPERIRSLNPDRATYTVQSDIWSLGLSILEMALGSYPYPPETFDNIFSQLSAIVDGPPPKLPRGKFSTEAQDFVSACLQKIPERRRTYAALLEHPWLVKYRDVDVGMSDYITKRLVKRSSLLKERGENGLPKHVPALHMGGL is encoded by the coding sequence ATGGGTAGTTCGCCGCAGGATAGGGTGTCGGCCAGCGTGGACGATCATTTTAGTAAGCTGAACCTTGGAGTGGATGGAACTTTGAAGGGCGCGGGTGAAGTAAATAGCAGCAGCCACGGTTCGCCGCAGGCGAGTGCGACTCCTAAGCGATCTGGTTCCACGTCTTCTTCAGCTCACTACAACAATATAAATGCCAATTTGCATGCCCGTGTCAAGGCGTTTCAGGAGCAGCGGGCTTTGAAACGCTCCGCCAGTGTGGGGAGCGGTAAGAATGAGGTCAATCCCAAGACGGGGAAGAGCATGCAGCAGATAGTTAACAAACCTCTGCCACCTCTGCCACCTTCCGAGGATGATCTGATAGATACCTCTCCGGTTCATAAATCGTCTTCCATTGGAGGTGCCAAATCAGCGCATGCGGCGGGGTCACTTGCAGGTTCAGGTACAGGTTCAGGTACAGATACAGATGCTGATGTAGACACACATGCAGGCAAAAGTTCAGGCGGTAGCGCTGCTTCGGATCAAGCCCTTTCAAACCTCTCGTTGCCCGCGGCTTCAATACCTTCGCAGAGAAAATCGCCCGTAACGCCATCTAGTATGTCGCAGTTCAATCCGAACAGAAGGGCTCCAAGAAGACCCCCAATTATCAAAACGACGAGTCAATCACCAACCCCACAACAGGGGGTCAGTCAGCCAACTCAAAGTCTTAGTGCACGTCGGGGCCTCAAATTACCACCTGGTGGTATGTCACTAAAATTGCCAGCAAAGGGTCAGCCATCTCAGGTTCAACAGATGCAGCAAGTTCAACAATCGCACGCTCAAGAGTTTGCTGCAGCTCCATCAAACAGTACACATATCAATGTAGCTGCAAATATTCCAACTTCTGTGGCTGGCAGGAGATCAAATCCAGGATCTCTGGTTAATGGCATACAAAGTACTTCTACGTCATCAAGTAACGAGGAACAACGTGATACGGAGGGAACAACACCAAGAAATTCACATTgtaataacaataatagtATAAATTCTGGAagtggtggtggtggatTATTCGCGAACTTTTCTAAATATGTTGATATTAAATCAGGTTCATTAAATTTTGCTGGCAAATTATCGCTTTCTTCAGAAGGCATCGATTTTAGTAACGGCTATAGTTCAAGGATAACACTAGATGAGTTAGAGTTTCAGGAAGAATTAGGTCATGGTAATTATGGTaatgtttcaaaagttctaCATAAGCCAACAAATGTAATAATGGCAATGAAAGAAGTGAGATTGGAGTTGGACGAAGCAAAATTTAGACAGATCTTAATGGAATTGGAAGTACTTCATAAGTGTCAGTCACCATATATTGTTGATTTTTACGGAGcctttttcattgaagGTGCTGTTTATATGTGTATGGAATTCATGGATGGCGGATCCTTGGATAAAATTTATGATATATCCCCAGAGATTGGTGGTATTGACGAACCACAATTGGCATATATCACGCATTCTGTAATGGAAGGCTTGAAAGAACTGAAAGATGTTCATAACATCATTCACAGAGACGTTAAGCCAACTAATATATTATGTTCAGCAAAACATGGTACGATAAAGCTTTGTGATTTCGGTGTTTCTGGTAATTTAGTTGCATCACTCGCAAAAACCAATATTGGTTGTCAATCATATATGGCACCTGAACGTATTAGATCCTTAAATCCGGATCGAGCAACTTATACAGTTCAGTCAGATATTTGGTCATTGGGTTTAAGTATACTTGAAATGGCGTTAGGCAGCTATCCATATCCTCcagaaacttttgataatatatTTTCACAGTTAAGTGCTATCGTGGATGGCCCACCACCAAAACTACCTCGCGGTAAATTTAGCACTGAGGCCCAGGATTTTGTATCAGCCTGTTTACAGAAAATCCCTGAAAGAAGACGCACATATGCTGCATTGCTAGAACACCCTTGGCTAGTGAAATACAGGGATGTTGATGTTGGGATGAGCGATTACATTACTAAAAGGCTAGTAAAAAGGTCATCACTCCTCAAGGAAAGAGGTGAAAATGGGTTACCTAAACATGTGCCCGCTTTGCATATGGGTGGGTTGTAA
- the GCD14 gene encoding tRNA 1-methyladenosine methyltransferase subunit GCD14 (similar to Saccharomyces cerevisiae GCD14 (YJL125C); ancestral locus Anc_1.229) — translation MSYFSEYKDLIEEGDLALVWISRDNIKPITIDAKETFNTRYGSFPHTQMIGKPYGSQIAIRTKGSNKFAFIHVLQPTPELWTTSLPHRTQIVYTPDSSYIMQRMNCGPTTRVIEAGTGSGSFSHAFARSVSHLFSYEFHEVRYQQALKEFEHHGLINRDKTVTLTQRDVCANGFAIRPDDITSHKFGEIEEQLSINANAIFLDLPAPWDAIPHLEGVISKDEKVSLCCFSPCIEQVDKTIEAMEKEGWTEIQMVGIQGKQYESRRQMIRTLDDAIERLRDVKKRKSDGMERRKRLCDSVLNDDETKATDEKRPQTEKTRFNPFGKGSRVKEGDINYKWKEVTKVESEVKSHTSYLTFASKIINKDRNERTVKTLLEELEKK, via the coding sequence ATGTCGTATTTTTCTGAGTATAAAGATCTGATAGAGGAAGGTGATTTGGCTCTAGTTTGGATTTCCAGGGACAACATTAAGCCTATAACGATAGATGCGAAGGAGACTTTTAACACGAGATATGGCTCATTTCCACACACACAAATGATTGGAAAACCTTATGGCTCTCAGATTGCGATTAGGACCAAAGGATCCAATAAGTTTGCTTTCATTCATGTTTTACAACCAACGCCAGAACTGTGGACGACATCATTACCGCATAGAACACAAATCGTATACACGCCAGATTCCTCTTATATTATGCAAAGAATGAATTGTGGTCCCACAACAAGAGTCATTGAGGCTGGTACTGGATCGGGCTCTTTTTCACATGCTTTTGCCAGGTCTGTTTCGCATTTGTTTAGCTATGAGTTTCATGAAGTTAGATATCAGCAAGCGctcaaagaatttgaacatCATGGCTTAATAAATCGTGATAAGACTGTAACCTTGACTCAAAGAGATGTATGTGCCAACGGGTTCGCCATCAGACCTGATGACATTACCTCACATAAGTTCggtgaaattgaagaacaaCTGAGTATCAATGCTAATGCAATTTTCTTAGACCTGCCTGCTCCATGGGATGCCATTCCCCATTTGGAAGGTGTAATAAGTAAGGACGAAAAGGTGTCCCTATGCTGCTTTTCACCATGCATCGAACAAGTCGATAAAACCATTGAGGCTATGGAGAAAGAGGGATGGACAGAGATTCAAATGGTTGGAATTCAAGGAAAACAGTATGAAAGTCGCAGACAAATGATAAGGACGTTGGATGATGCTATTGAGAGGCTAAGAGATGTTAAGAAACGTAAAAGTGACGGTATGGAGAGGCGCAAAAGGTTATGCGATAGTGTATTAAATGATGACGAGACCAAGGCaactgatgaaaaaagacCACAAACTGAAAAGACACGGTTCAATCCCTTTGGAAAAGGATCTCGTGTCAAGGAAGGGGACATAAATTACAAGTGGAAAGAGGTTACAAAAGTTGAGTCTGAGGTAAAATCGCACACTTCCTATTTGACATTTGCATCTAAAATTATTAATAAAGATAGAAATGAACGAACTGTAAAGACGCTGCTTGAAgaacttgaaaagaaatga
- the FMP46 gene encoding putative redox protein (similar to Saccharomyces cerevisiae FMP46 (YKR049C); ancestral locus Anc_1.231) — MSMFRTLQHSPRVISLFSSSLENNRSTAAILQLLKGNADRKLNVQLDSKFPTLDQLRYMNDISPSLLRKQIPQLNELLTKDTGDPIFQSDLHECIKKGLWSASTPLWVDWEKKRMGNDVQSIEKLLNETASKEATSKEHK; from the coding sequence ATGTCTATGTTTAGAACCTTGCAGCACAGTCCTAGAGTTATCTCCTTGTTTTCCAGCAGCCTGGAGAACAACCGTTCAACTGCTGCGATTCTTCAGCTGCTGAAAGGCAATGCGGATCGTAAACTTAATGTTCAGCTAGATAGCAAATTCCCTACGCTAGACCAGCTTAGATACATGAATGATATCAGCCCATCGCTATTACGGAAACAGATTCCGCAGCTGAACGAGCTGTTGACGAAGGACACAGGGGACCCAATATTTCAATCAGATCTCCATGAATGTATAAAGAAAGGTCTTTGGAGTGCCTCTACCCCCTTATGGGTAGATtgggaaaagaagaggatgGGCAACGATGTACAGAGTATCGAGAAGCTATTAAATGAGACGGCCTCAAAGGAAGCGACTTCGAAGGAACACAAATAA